In Brassica rapa cultivar Chiifu-401-42 chromosome A06, CAAS_Brap_v3.01, whole genome shotgun sequence, a single window of DNA contains:
- the LOC103827682 gene encoding uncharacterized protein LOC103827682 — protein MASVIDLSRIPYIPGRLHATNNQFQRYGPKGFMEIKVLHNDNLYVRVDLPGVPDDAIRYRVDAVRQKVVFFSGEETLRAGDKVDDVREYSGTAGLGCDCCEITGVEAKMKDGVLRMILSRVKVKDHDNKCTHFLPPNTGKSGRYDIGDSAIDMIEVEDHPFVVKGRKGTFTSARTSDGCYHFSVDLPGVSSDDIFVLPNENEFKFIAENKIVYEHDESCRIFIGAVNKRTCCSHGIPLLDHNIAWDAEFGVLKVRVSPPPLNNNDQ, from the exons atggCTTCAGTCATTGACTTGTCGAGGATTCCTTACATCCCTG GGAGGCTCCACGCGACCAACAATCAGTTCCAGAGATACGGTCCAAAGGGTTTCATGGAAATCAAAGTCCTTCACAACGACAACCTCTACGTCCGCGTCGACTTGCCCGGCGTTCCAGACGACGCTATCCGCTACAGAGTCGACGCCGTGAGACAAAAGGTTGTCTTTTTCTCCGGCGAAGAAACTCTCCGCGCCGGCGACAAGGTTGACGACGTTCGTGAGTACTCCGGGACCGCCGGTCTGGGCTGTGACTGCTGTGAGATCACCGGCGTGGAGGCCAAGATGAAAGATGGAGTCTTGAGGATGATTCTCTCAAGGGTCAAGGTGAAGGACCATGACAACAAGTGTACTCACTTTCTGCCTCCTAACACAG GCAAATCTGGAAGATATGATATAGGTGATTCTGCAATTGACATGATTGAAGTGGAGGATCATCCGTTTGTGGTGAAAGGTCGCAAGGGAACGTTCACTTCAGCACGAACATCTGACGGATGTTATCACTTTTCTGTGGATCTACCAGGTGTTTCTAGCGACGACATATTCGTGCTACCAAATGAGAATGAATTCAAGTTCATTGCTGAGAACAAGATCGTGTACGAGCACGACGAGAGTTGCCGTATTTTCATTGGTGCCGTCAACAAGCGTACATGTTGTTCCCATGGGATTCCACTTCTTGACCACAACATCGCTTGGGATGCAGAGTTTGGTGTTCTTAAAGTGCGTGTTTCACCTCCTCCTCTCAACAACAATGATCAGTAA
- the LOC103827683 gene encoding 14.7 kDa heat shock protein has protein sequence MNKAGSSGGGPGYSHKDWPKHFPPIPRNQFQKSGNQSVYEVKETKTARVARIDTPGCTVSSLTYWIDGRNLHFFAGEPDMPEYGYDGRKYGGTMVFDPVAYDMEKARAKLVNGVLWITVPKIQRVNAKAVTIEKKVLNFKTTVDDMV, from the exons ATGAACAAAGCAGGCAGCTCCGGCGGAGGCCCAGGATATTCCCACAAAGACTGGCCGAAACACTTTCCACCAATCC CGAGGAACCAGTTCCAGAAAAGCGGTAACCAGTCTGTGTACGAGGTGAAGGAGACGAAGACCGCACGCGTTGCTAGGATAGACACGCCTGGTTGCACCGTGTCAAGCCTCACCTACTGGATCGACGGCAGAAACCTCCACTTCTTCGCCGGCGAACCCGACATGCCCGAGTACGGCTACGACGGACGCAAATACGGAGGGACGATGGTGTTCGATCCAGTGGCTTACGATATGGAGAAAGCTAGGGCTAAGCTTGTCAACGGAGTCCTCTGGATCACCGTTCCCAAGATCCAGCGCGTGAATGCCAAGGCGGTTACCATCGAGAAGAAGGTGCTGAACTTCAAGACCACAGTAGACGACATGGTTTGA
- the LOC103827685 gene encoding pectinesterase inhibitor 12: protein MKFLINLVIMFFLLINIFTANTQSLIQTSCKKAAARDPKLRLDFCIKSLEGHQRSKTAQSLGELATASMKNAGMRSRRLEAKADKILEEKNYGKGSVLGKLIKDCAMIYKDNAVTLKEAVTSVRVRDYKTAIFVMSSALNATRFCETRFETRDPPRISPFTRDNEFLTQMILIPLDFTKMLK from the coding sequence atgaaattcttGATTAACCTTGTTATTATGTTCTTTCTCCTCATAAACATTTTCACAGCAAACACACAATCTCTCATTCAAACTTCTTGCAAGAAAGCTGCAGCTAGAGACCCGAAACTCAGACTCGATTTCTGCATAAAGTCTCTAGAAGGGCACCAAAGGAGCAAAACCGCACAAAGCCTGGGCGAATTAGCCACGGCCTCGATGAAAAACGCTGGGATGAGGTCGAGGAGATTGGAAGCAAAGGCTGACAAGATTCTCGAGGAGAAGAACTACGGGAAAGGCAGTGTTCTCGGAAAGCTAATCAAAGACTGCGCCATGATTTATAAAGACAATGCTGTGACCTTGAAGGAAGCTGTGACAAGCGTTAGAGTGCGTGATTACAAAACAGCAATCTTCGTTATGAGTTCTGCACTGAATGCGACGAGATTTTGCGAAACTAGATTCGAAACAAGAGACCCGCCTCGGATATCTCCGTTTACAAGAGATAACGAGTTTTTGACTCAGATGATTCTTATTCCTTTAGATTTTACAAAAATGTTGAAATGA